Proteins co-encoded in one Holophagales bacterium genomic window:
- a CDS encoding DUF692 domain-containing protein: protein MQGYGRVRHRREGSHHADPEACLTIRERGRSRPDDGRDRPSGSTWRRTPLANRWNLPVLGYGIGLRTVHFAEILDRRPAVDFYEAITENFLDTGGRPLHVLDRVAEQTPVVLHGVSLNIGSTSGLDFAYLGKVKALARRVNAPWVTDHLCWTGVAGKSTHDLLPLPLNDETLEHVAARVRTVQDFLERPLHLENPSTYLELIASTMGEAEFLARLTQEADCGLLLDVNNVFVSSFNHGWDAEAYIDMIPADRVVQVHLAGHTDKGTHLLDTHSDHVRDEVWTLYERLVRRTGPVTTLVEWDDDIPALDVVHAEALMAKDATFRAHRTKGANAAEATRWVVAANEMNEAVAA, encoded by the coding sequence ATGCAAGGGTATGGGCGGGTGCGCCACCGACGGGAAGGCTCACACCATGCCGACCCAGAAGCCTGCCTGACGATTCGGGAGAGAGGGCGGTCCCGGCCGGACGACGGCCGGGACCGCCCCTCGGGAAGCACGTGGAGGAGGACACCCTTGGCCAACCGCTGGAACCTGCCCGTTCTCGGCTATGGCATCGGCCTGCGGACGGTCCACTTCGCCGAGATCCTCGACCGCCGCCCGGCGGTCGACTTCTACGAGGCGATCACGGAGAACTTCCTCGACACGGGGGGAAGGCCGCTCCATGTCCTGGACCGGGTGGCCGAACAGACTCCAGTCGTCCTCCACGGCGTCTCGCTGAACATCGGGAGCACCTCTGGGCTCGACTTCGCCTACCTCGGCAAGGTGAAGGCGCTGGCCCGGCGCGTGAACGCCCCCTGGGTGACGGACCATCTCTGCTGGACCGGCGTCGCGGGGAAGAGCACTCACGACCTCCTCCCCCTGCCGCTGAACGACGAGACTCTCGAGCACGTCGCGGCGCGGGTCAGGACGGTCCAGGACTTTCTCGAGCGGCCGCTCCACCTCGAGAACCCGTCGACCTACCTCGAGCTCATCGCCTCGACGATGGGCGAGGCCGAGTTCCTCGCGCGACTGACGCAGGAGGCCGACTGTGGCCTGCTGCTCGATGTGAACAACGTCTTCGTCTCCTCCTTCAACCACGGGTGGGACGCCGAGGCGTACATCGACATGATCCCTGCGGACCGGGTCGTCCAGGTCCACCTCGCCGGCCACACGGACAAGGGGACCCACCTCCTCGACACGCACTCCGACCACGTGCGGGACGAGGTCTGGACCCTATACGAGCGGCTCGTGAGGCGGACCGGCCCGGTGACGACGCTCGTCGAGTGGGACGATGACATTCCCGCGCTCGACGTCGTCCACGCCGAAGCGCTCATGGCGAAGGACGCGACGTTTCGGGCACATCGGACGAAGGGAGCGAACGCGGCGGAAGCGACAAGGTGGGTGGTTGCGGCGAATGAGATGAACGAGGCGGTGGCCGCGTGA
- a CDS encoding putative DNA-binding domain-containing protein — MSALPLPLARFQSWMQAVLVHPEGARLALVEPETRRFVAPEDASTVVRDRGGLDAAQRLQIYAGMYPLRMRDALRSDYPALAELLGERGFGKLVSAYVAVHPSRSFTLARLGDHLPEFLTGWGSPRRRGLLTDVARLEQAGAQVFDAEETAPMDADALQSVPAAQWPNARLRPAGAFRLVRVRPGAVDILDAVLEGNPVPWRAGRGRVEVAYYRRDFVVLRRTMGPFDGDLLASLAAGETVGSALERAGNAFPGGFPSGEVLSGWFAEWTRLGFFSGLE; from the coding sequence GTGAGCGCGCTCCCCCTTCCGCTCGCACGGTTTCAGTCCTGGATGCAGGCCGTCCTCGTCCACCCGGAGGGCGCCCGGCTGGCTCTCGTGGAGCCGGAAACGCGGCGTTTCGTCGCCCCCGAGGACGCCTCGACCGTCGTCCGCGACCGCGGCGGCCTCGACGCGGCCCAGCGGCTCCAGATCTACGCGGGGATGTACCCGCTCCGGATGCGCGACGCCCTGCGATCCGACTACCCGGCCCTGGCCGAGCTTCTCGGCGAACGGGGCTTCGGGAAGCTCGTGTCCGCCTACGTCGCGGTCCATCCTTCGCGCAGCTTCACGCTCGCGCGCCTGGGCGATCACCTACCGGAGTTCCTCACGGGCTGGGGCAGCCCTCGCCGCAGGGGCCTTCTCACCGACGTCGCCCGGTTGGAGCAGGCGGGAGCGCAGGTCTTCGACGCGGAGGAGACGGCGCCGATGGACGCTGACGCCCTTCAGTCCGTGCCCGCCGCCCAGTGGCCGAACGCGAGGCTTCGTCCGGCGGGGGCGTTCCGCCTCGTCAGGGTCCGTCCCGGCGCGGTCGACATCCTGGACGCCGTTCTCGAAGGGAATCCTGTTCCGTGGAGGGCGGGCCGCGGTCGCGTCGAGGTGGCCTACTACCGGAGGGATTTCGTCGTCCTTCGCCGCACGATGGGACCTTTCGATGGGGACCTCCTGGCTTCACTCGCTGCGGGGGAGACCGTCGGGTCGGCCCTCGAGCGCGCGGGAAACGCGTTCCCCGGAGGTTTCCCCTCCGGCGAAGTCCTCTCGGGCTGGTTCGCGGAGTGGACCCGCCTCGGGTTCTTCTCCGGCTTAGAGTGA
- a CDS encoding TVP38/TMEM64 family protein, with amino-acid sequence MTEPASSSGTRNTTILRIVVALAVIGGLFALFRFLPVGAWIDEFKVWVRGQGVLGVVAFALAYVGVSLVPGGPAAVMTLAGGAVFGFVKGTFVISLASTLGATLAFLLARTVLRERASRMAASSPRFAGLNRAIEKEGGKIVALVRLSPLFPFTVVNYLFGLTPVRPLSYVLASWVAMLPGTAAYVYFGAALGDAASGADPVQKAIKLSLGVAAIVATVLIARFAAKAIRAAGVEAGEARTWDA; translated from the coding sequence GTGACCGAGCCCGCCAGCAGCTCCGGGACCCGCAACACCACGATTCTGAGGATCGTCGTTGCGCTCGCCGTGATCGGCGGCCTCTTCGCCCTGTTCCGTTTCCTCCCTGTGGGTGCGTGGATCGACGAGTTCAAGGTCTGGGTCCGGGGGCAGGGCGTCCTGGGCGTCGTCGCGTTCGCGCTCGCGTACGTCGGAGTCTCGCTCGTGCCGGGCGGGCCCGCTGCCGTGATGACGCTCGCGGGCGGCGCGGTCTTCGGATTCGTGAAGGGGACGTTCGTCATCTCCCTCGCCTCGACCCTCGGCGCGACCCTCGCCTTCCTCCTGGCGCGGACCGTCCTGAGGGAGCGGGCGAGCCGGATGGCCGCTTCGAGCCCCCGGTTCGCGGGGCTGAACCGGGCCATCGAGAAGGAAGGCGGGAAGATCGTCGCGCTCGTGCGGCTCTCCCCGCTCTTCCCCTTCACCGTCGTGAACTACCTCTTCGGCCTCACGCCGGTGCGACCCCTCTCCTACGTCCTCGCGAGCTGGGTCGCCATGCTTCCCGGCACCGCCGCCTACGTCTACTTCGGCGCGGCGCTCGGGGACGCGGCCTCCGGCGCCGATCCCGTCCAGAAAGCGATCAAGCTCTCCCTGGGCGTCGCCGCCATCGTCGCCACGGTCCTCATCGCGCGCTTCGCGGCGAAGGCGATCCGCGCCGCGGGCGTCGAGGCCGGCGAGGCGCGGACGTGGGACGCCTGA
- a CDS encoding FAD-dependent oxidoreductase, translating to MTTRRLVLLGGGHAHVHVLSRAVREPLAGVEVVLISPFERHHYSGMVPGYLQGTYEEPDLAFDLRAIAARAGARFVQAAAERIDAGARTVEAAGERIAWDLLSVDVGSGPAGLEIPGVREHASSVRPMSRAVALRLRAEELFSAERGQEVPLVVVGGGAAGFEVALALERLGRSRGCRPEMTVVEAEARVLPGFSPKVRRIAERVLEARGVRVRTGRWVTLVEPHRVQLDDGTYAPSNLTVWLAGAAPPALFARSDVPKDPRGYLLVDDTLRAVDGTPVFGAGDCIGIEGHPDLAKAGVYAVRESPVLAHNLRAALDGGPPRRYRPQKSYLALMNSADGRALWRWHALSGHSRLAWRLKDRIDRGFMRRYQ from the coding sequence ATGACGACCCGAAGGCTGGTTCTCCTGGGAGGCGGGCACGCGCACGTCCACGTCCTTTCGAGGGCCGTGCGCGAGCCGCTCGCCGGTGTCGAGGTCGTCCTGATCTCGCCCTTCGAGCGGCACCACTACTCGGGGATGGTGCCGGGCTACCTCCAGGGAACGTACGAGGAGCCCGACCTGGCCTTCGATCTCCGCGCGATCGCGGCGCGCGCGGGCGCGCGGTTCGTGCAGGCGGCGGCCGAGCGCATCGACGCCGGTGCGCGCACGGTGGAAGCGGCCGGCGAGCGGATCGCCTGGGACCTGCTGTCGGTCGACGTCGGGTCGGGGCCGGCGGGCCTCGAGATTCCCGGCGTACGCGAGCACGCTTCCAGCGTTCGTCCGATGAGCCGGGCCGTGGCCCTGCGACTGCGCGCCGAGGAGCTCTTTTCCGCCGAGCGGGGTCAGGAGGTCCCGCTCGTCGTGGTGGGAGGCGGGGCGGCGGGTTTCGAGGTGGCGCTGGCGCTGGAACGGCTCGGCCGCAGTCGCGGGTGCCGGCCGGAGATGACCGTCGTCGAGGCCGAGGCGAGAGTCCTGCCGGGGTTCTCGCCGAAGGTGAGGCGCATCGCCGAGCGGGTGCTCGAAGCCCGCGGTGTTCGGGTAAGAACCGGGCGATGGGTCACCCTCGTCGAGCCCCACCGCGTGCAGCTCGACGACGGGACGTACGCGCCGTCGAATCTGACGGTCTGGCTCGCGGGAGCGGCCCCGCCGGCGCTCTTCGCCAGGTCCGACGTCCCGAAGGACCCGCGCGGCTACCTGCTCGTCGACGACACGCTTCGGGCCGTCGACGGCACCCCGGTTTTCGGCGCGGGCGACTGCATCGGGATCGAGGGGCATCCCGACCTCGCGAAGGCGGGCGTCTACGCCGTACGCGAATCCCCCGTGCTCGCCCACAACCTGCGCGCTGCGCTCGACGGCGGTCCTCCTCGCCGCTACCGGCCGCAGAAGAGCTACCTCGCGCTGATGAACAGCGCGGATGGCAGAGCTCTCTGGCGGTGGCACGCGCTCTCCGGGCACTCCCGGCTGGCCTGGCGGCTCAAGGACCGGATCGACCGCGGGTTCATGAGGCGGTACCAGTGA
- a CDS encoding sulfurtransferase produces the protein MTGRARIAEAGTVSHSASRTLLAGAILLLLTAAGALAAPVRIVTAGELSAEISATGRTPVVLDARPSRDFRAGHVPGSLRVDWRDFSESRPGIASYLFGDPARWGLLAVDRASLLDRLRALGMSSSRPVVVVGDPSGWGEEGRVAWMLLYLGHPEVALLDGGFPAWAVENPGRIERDAAHAPSGDFEPEPQPDRRMRLERLRAAIAVGSVTLLDARTAEEFAGKRLRGQKRGGRIPGARLVPEASLRAADGLYVDGQTLAKLVGPLRPGVPLATYCTGGVRSALLAVLLEARLGIVAANYDGSLWEWGSRDDLPLETGP, from the coding sequence GTGACCGGGCGGGCCAGGATCGCCGAAGCAGGCACTGTCTCGCACTCCGCGAGCCGGACCCTCCTCGCCGGTGCGATCCTCCTCCTCCTGACGGCCGCCGGCGCGCTCGCGGCCCCGGTTCGGATCGTGACGGCGGGAGAGCTCTCCGCGGAGATCTCGGCGACGGGCCGGACGCCGGTCGTCCTCGACGCCAGGCCCTCCCGGGATTTCCGGGCCGGGCATGTCCCGGGAAGCCTCCGTGTGGACTGGCGCGATTTCTCGGAATCGCGCCCCGGCATCGCCTCCTATCTTTTCGGCGATCCGGCGCGATGGGGTCTCCTCGCCGTGGATCGAGCGTCCCTTCTCGACCGTCTCCGGGCGCTCGGCATGTCGTCTTCGCGTCCGGTCGTCGTCGTCGGGGATCCGTCGGGCTGGGGCGAGGAGGGGCGGGTCGCCTGGATGCTCCTCTACCTCGGACACCCCGAGGTCGCCCTTCTCGACGGGGGCTTTCCGGCGTGGGCCGTGGAGAACCCGGGACGCATAGAGAGAGACGCCGCGCACGCACCCTCGGGGGACTTCGAGCCCGAGCCGCAGCCCGACCGCCGCATGCGCCTCGAAAGGCTCCGCGCGGCGATCGCCGTCGGAAGCGTCACGCTCCTCGACGCCCGGACGGCCGAGGAGTTCGCGGGGAAGCGACTTCGAGGACAGAAGCGGGGCGGCCGGATTCCCGGTGCCCGGCTCGTCCCCGAGGCCTCGCTCCGGGCGGCGGACGGTCTCTATGTCGACGGGCAGACGCTCGCGAAGCTCGTCGGCCCGCTCCGCCCCGGCGTCCCGCTCGCGACGTACTGCACGGGGGGCGTTCGCTCGGCGCTTCTCGCCGTCCTCCTCGAGGCCCGCCTCGGGATCGTCGCCGCGAACTACGACGGGTCGCTCTGGGAGTGGGGCTCTCGCGACGACCTGCCGCTCGAGACCGGTCCCTGA
- a CDS encoding MOSC domain-containing protein translates to MEGDRVVQVVDALGAIVTSRNRPRLLGLHAALGPDGEPLVDGRRWTDDAVAAAVASAAGRGTRLRRGDEDERFDILPLLVTTDGALDALGRDVRRLRPNIVIGGVEGLAERSWEGAFLRVGEAVIGLHSLRGRCIMTTYDPDTLEHDPEVLRDIGRRFGGRFGLNAWVERPGPVAVGDPVELIENAGAQRRPA, encoded by the coding sequence ATCGAGGGCGACCGCGTCGTCCAGGTCGTCGACGCCCTCGGCGCGATCGTGACTTCTCGCAACCGGCCCCGTCTCCTCGGCCTCCACGCCGCGCTCGGCCCCGACGGCGAGCCGCTCGTCGACGGTCGCCGATGGACCGACGACGCCGTCGCCGCCGCCGTGGCGTCCGCCGCCGGGCGCGGCACGCGCCTGCGCCGCGGCGACGAGGACGAGCGGTTCGACATCCTCCCCCTGCTCGTGACGACGGACGGCGCGCTGGACGCCCTCGGCCGCGACGTCCGCCGCCTCCGGCCGAACATCGTCATCGGGGGGGTGGAAGGCCTGGCCGAGCGGAGCTGGGAAGGGGCGTTCCTCCGCGTCGGCGAGGCGGTCATCGGGCTCCACAGCCTACGGGGCCGCTGCATCATGACGACCTACGACCCCGACACCCTCGAGCACGACCCTGAGGTCCTCCGTGACATCGGCCGGCGCTTCGGCGGCCGGTTCGGCCTCAACGCCTGGGTGGAAAGACCCGGTCCGGTCGCCGTCGGCGACCCGGTGGAGCTGATCGAGAACGCCGGCGCGCAGCGGCGACCGGCGTGA
- a CDS encoding radical SAM protein, which translates to MDRPGLAPPAPAGLPTFADLGTRERALSAGWERLDPEFRTPNQVLGRRSAIGCVALEITQRCNLDCTLCYLSESSEDVKDLPLDVVLRRIDRIRELYGPGVSVQVTGGDPTLRDRRELVAIVKRLAERELRPSLFTNGLLATRDLLAELAGAGLFDVAFHVDTTQRRKRYPTEESLNEVRREYIERAKGLRLAVVFNTTVHAGNLAEVPALARFFLSVSDIVGMASFQLQAETGRGELRTKEAHVTMPAIRERITRGIGAQRLSWDTALVGHPECHQAVMLVTAGDSFVEILDDRPLFERFLEEFRHVPFDRRDVRGTARKVIGAALKTPYWAVHGSAFLARKVWGLRRGLLATRGKTGKLTFFIQNFQPAEELDPERIRNCSFMVMTDDGPVSMCEHNARREEIILKPLALGLEADAPLWDPRSGRVLETVLPVHPSTARLPVLRPAAGAGCNASGCP; encoded by the coding sequence ATGGACCGCCCGGGCCTCGCGCCTCCTGCCCCGGCCGGATTGCCCACTTTCGCCGACCTCGGCACCCGCGAGAGGGCGCTCTCGGCCGGCTGGGAGCGCCTCGACCCGGAATTCCGGACGCCGAACCAGGTCCTCGGCCGCCGATCGGCGATCGGCTGCGTCGCCCTCGAGATCACCCAGCGCTGCAACCTCGACTGCACGCTCTGCTACCTCTCCGAAAGCTCCGAGGATGTGAAGGACCTCCCGCTCGACGTCGTCCTCCGGCGGATCGACCGGATCCGCGAGCTCTACGGGCCGGGCGTCAGCGTCCAGGTGACCGGCGGAGACCCGACGCTCCGCGACCGCCGCGAGCTCGTGGCGATCGTGAAGCGTCTCGCGGAGAGGGAGCTCCGCCCCTCCCTCTTCACGAACGGCCTCCTCGCCACGCGCGACCTCCTGGCGGAGCTCGCGGGGGCCGGGCTCTTCGACGTCGCCTTCCACGTCGACACGACCCAGCGCCGGAAGAGGTACCCGACGGAGGAATCGCTGAACGAGGTGCGCCGCGAATACATCGAACGCGCGAAGGGGCTGCGCCTCGCCGTCGTCTTCAACACGACGGTCCACGCGGGGAACCTCGCGGAGGTCCCCGCGCTCGCCCGCTTCTTCCTCTCCGTCTCCGACATCGTCGGAATGGCGTCGTTCCAGCTCCAGGCGGAGACGGGGCGAGGCGAGCTCCGGACGAAGGAGGCCCACGTCACGATGCCCGCGATCCGCGAGAGGATCACGCGCGGGATCGGTGCCCAGCGCCTCTCCTGGGACACCGCCCTCGTCGGCCACCCCGAGTGCCACCAGGCGGTCATGCTCGTGACGGCGGGCGATTCGTTCGTGGAGATCCTCGACGACCGGCCCCTCTTCGAGCGTTTCCTCGAGGAGTTCCGCCACGTCCCGTTCGACCGGCGCGACGTGAGGGGAACGGCGCGGAAGGTCATCGGCGCGGCGCTGAAGACCCCGTACTGGGCCGTTCACGGAAGCGCCTTCCTCGCGCGGAAGGTCTGGGGCCTGAGGCGCGGCCTCCTCGCCACGCGCGGCAAGACCGGGAAGCTGACGTTCTTCATCCAGAACTTCCAGCCGGCCGAAGAGCTCGACCCGGAGCGGATCCGGAACTGCTCGTTCATGGTGATGACCGACGACGGCCCCGTCTCGATGTGCGAGCACAACGCGCGCCGCGAGGAGATCATCCTGAAGCCGCTCGCGCTCGGGCTCGAGGCCGACGCGCCGCTCTGGGACCCGCGGAGCGGCCGCGTTCTCGAGACCGTCCTCCCCGTCCATCCCTCGACGGCCCGCCTCCCGGTCCTGAGGCCCGCGGCGGGCGCCGGGTGCAATGCGAGCGGGTGCCCCTGA
- a CDS encoding DUF547 domain-containing protein — MNRRTPVTNPVGIWGSAAAAATVAAAASVATLASLVLLALVAAPATAQVAPEGRERFSHAEWTAVLERFVDEKGRVDYEALARDRAGLDAWLARLARQGPKSNPSLFPTRDDRLAYYVNAYNALVFQGVLSRGPEKESVWNGGLVSGYSFFVSMKVRLDGETWSLKALEDDLIRKEFADPRIHAALNCASIGCPRLPREAFVPERLDAQLDAAMREFVEEDRNVAADPGRRTVTLSKIFDWFEKDFLSFERARGNADPEIVDYVNRYRVTKPKLDRSFRVRYFDYDKRINGR; from the coding sequence ATGAACAGGCGCACGCCCGTGACGAACCCGGTGGGCATTTGGGGCTCGGCGGCCGCCGCAGCGACTGTGGCGGCCGCAGCCTCCGTCGCTACCCTGGCTTCACTGGTCCTCCTCGCCCTCGTGGCGGCGCCCGCGACGGCTCAGGTGGCCCCTGAGGGGCGGGAGCGCTTCTCCCACGCCGAGTGGACGGCGGTCCTCGAGCGATTCGTCGACGAGAAGGGCCGGGTCGACTACGAGGCCCTCGCCCGGGACCGCGCCGGGCTCGACGCCTGGCTCGCGCGCCTCGCCCGGCAGGGGCCGAAGAGCAACCCATCGCTCTTTCCCACGCGGGACGACCGGCTCGCCTACTACGTCAACGCCTACAACGCGCTTGTCTTTCAGGGGGTCCTCTCTCGCGGGCCGGAGAAGGAGAGCGTCTGGAACGGGGGACTCGTCAGCGGCTACTCCTTCTTCGTCTCGATGAAGGTGCGGCTCGACGGGGAGACGTGGAGCCTCAAGGCTCTCGAAGACGACCTGATTCGCAAGGAATTCGCCGATCCCCGGATCCACGCGGCCCTCAATTGCGCGTCGATCGGCTGTCCGCGCCTTCCCCGCGAGGCGTTCGTTCCCGAGAGGCTCGATGCGCAGCTGGACGCGGCGATGCGGGAGTTCGTGGAGGAGGACCGAAACGTCGCGGCCGACCCCGGTCGCCGGACCGTGACGCTCTCGAAGATCTTCGACTGGTTCGAGAAGGACTTCCTCTCTTTCGAGAGGGCGCGGGGGAACGCGGACCCGGAGATCGTCGACTACGTGAACCGCTACCGCGTCACGAAGCCGAAGCTCGATCGGTCGTTCCGGGTCCGGTACTTCGACTACGACAAGCGGATCAACGGCCGCTGA
- the arsS gene encoding arsenosugar biosynthesis radical SAM protein ArsS (Some members of this family are selenoproteins.), which yields MPDALSLPSRNEPRRAPAEAPPGPRAVPFSLRARGSGLASPETQLALLDGVDLAASAHSGDFSKALASAGSLPLRPAALDIFQVNLGKLCNMSCRHCHVDAGPDRTDAMMDRETVDACLRALDLTGAHTVDVTGGAPELNPHFRYLVDEAVKRGKHVLDRCNLTVLLVPSLRDLPEWLAERGVEIVASLPHPRKRGTDAQRGDGTFDKSLDALRRLNALGYGSGRSDRTLTLVTNPVGAFLAASQTSMEREWKEALGREHGVTFDRLIALNDMPISRYLEWLEASGNLESYLKLLVDSFNPATVAGLMCRNTISVSWDGSLYDCDFNQMLELPALSAQGRPLHVRDLDPEALAARDIVTRRHCFGCTAGAGSSCGGAIEG from the coding sequence ATGCCCGACGCCCTCTCCCTCCCGTCGAGGAACGAGCCGCGCCGCGCGCCAGCAGAGGCGCCGCCCGGCCCGCGCGCCGTTCCGTTCTCGCTCCGGGCCCGGGGCTCGGGCCTCGCTTCGCCCGAAACCCAGCTCGCGCTCCTCGACGGGGTCGACCTCGCGGCCTCCGCGCACTCTGGCGACTTCTCGAAGGCCCTCGCCTCGGCGGGCTCGCTCCCCCTTCGCCCCGCAGCGCTCGATATTTTCCAGGTGAACCTCGGAAAGCTCTGCAACATGAGCTGCCGGCACTGCCACGTCGACGCCGGCCCCGACCGCACCGACGCGATGATGGACCGCGAGACGGTCGACGCCTGCCTGCGGGCGCTCGACCTCACCGGGGCCCACACCGTCGACGTGACGGGGGGAGCCCCGGAGCTGAACCCGCACTTCCGATACCTCGTCGACGAGGCGGTGAAGAGGGGGAAGCACGTCCTCGACCGCTGCAACCTGACGGTCCTCCTCGTTCCCTCGCTCCGCGACCTCCCGGAGTGGCTCGCCGAGCGGGGCGTCGAGATCGTCGCGTCGCTCCCGCACCCGCGCAAGAGAGGTACCGACGCGCAGCGCGGGGACGGGACGTTCGACAAGTCGCTCGACGCGCTGAGGAGGCTGAACGCCCTCGGCTACGGCTCAGGGCGAAGCGACCGGACTCTGACGCTCGTGACGAACCCGGTCGGAGCGTTCCTCGCCGCCAGCCAGACTTCCATGGAAAGAGAGTGGAAGGAGGCGCTCGGGAGGGAGCACGGCGTGACGTTCGACCGCCTCATCGCCCTGAACGACATGCCGATCTCCCGCTACCTCGAGTGGCTCGAGGCGAGCGGAAACCTCGAGAGCTACCTGAAGCTCCTCGTCGACTCCTTCAACCCCGCAACGGTCGCGGGGCTCATGTGCCGCAACACGATCTCGGTCTCCTGGGACGGCTCGCTCTACGACTGCGACTTCAACCAGATGCTCGAGCTGCCGGCCCTCTCGGCCCAGGGGCGGCCCCTCCACGTTCGCGACCTCGACCCGGAAGCCCTCGCGGCGCGAGACATCGTCACGCGCCGGCACTGCTTCGGCTGCACGGCAGGTGCCGGCAGCTCCTGCGGCGGGGCGATCGAGGGCTGA
- a CDS encoding carboxymuconolactone decarboxylase family protein, which produces METYYKPEHLQKFASIGEGNDALAKKFFDYYGAVFADGALSAREKALIALAVAHVVQCPYCIDAYSQECLKLGSDLEQMTEALHVGVAIRGGASLVHGVQMLEHVHKASM; this is translated from the coding sequence GTGGAGACCTACTACAAGCCCGAGCACCTGCAGAAGTTCGCATCGATCGGCGAGGGGAACGACGCGCTCGCGAAGAAGTTCTTCGATTACTACGGGGCCGTCTTCGCCGACGGCGCGCTTTCCGCGCGCGAGAAGGCGCTCATCGCCCTGGCCGTCGCCCACGTCGTCCAGTGCCCGTACTGCATCGACGCCTACAGCCAGGAGTGCCTGAAGCTCGGCTCGGACCTCGAGCAGATGACCGAGGCGCTCCACGTCGGAGTGGCGATCCGGGGCGGCGCCTCGCTCGTACACGGGGTGCAGATGCTCGAGCACGTCCACAAGGCGTCGATGTAG
- a CDS encoding DoxX family protein, with protein sequence MLGKLLSLRAFVVRTANALSWVPLTAARLALGWVFVQSGWGKLHNLPQVVEYFTSLGIPAPSLQAPFVAGVELVGGVFLLGGLFTRVVSVPLAMTMVVALLTAKRADIASAGDLYGTVEFLYLLGFGTLAAFGAGFLSLDEILVRRFAPAPGTPGSD encoded by the coding sequence ATGCTCGGCAAGCTTCTTTCCCTTCGCGCCTTCGTCGTCAGGACTGCGAACGCGCTGTCGTGGGTGCCGCTGACCGCGGCTCGGCTCGCCCTCGGCTGGGTCTTCGTACAGTCGGGCTGGGGCAAGCTCCACAACCTCCCGCAGGTCGTCGAGTACTTCACCAGCCTCGGGATCCCCGCACCGAGCCTCCAGGCTCCGTTCGTGGCGGGCGTCGAGCTCGTCGGCGGGGTCTTTCTCCTCGGCGGGCTCTTCACGAGGGTCGTCTCGGTACCGCTGGCAATGACGATGGTCGTCGCGCTCCTCACGGCCAAGCGCGCGGACATCGCGAGCGCCGGAGACCTCTACGGAACGGTCGAGTTCCTTTACCTCCTCGGGTTCGGCACCCTCGCCGCGTTCGGAGCTGGCTTCCTTTCCCTCGACGAGATCCTCGTCCGGCGATTCGCGCCGGCCCCGGGAACCCCGGGCTCGGACTGA
- a CDS encoding redoxin family protein, translating to MEQLLQLERLKATTLSGVAVLAISPDPAEKTKGLLEKVHRSKDVTLTPRFLSDPDLKATDAYGIRNAEARKPLPHPTTVLVDRDGREVWRFTERDYKRRPTDDEIRTAVGRLRSGK from the coding sequence GTGGAGCAGTTGCTCCAGCTGGAACGCCTGAAGGCCACCACCCTTTCCGGAGTCGCCGTCCTGGCGATCTCGCCCGACCCGGCTGAGAAGACGAAAGGGCTGCTCGAGAAGGTCCATCGTTCGAAGGACGTCACGCTGACGCCCCGGTTCCTCTCCGACCCGGACCTGAAAGCCACGGACGCCTACGGGATCCGGAACGCCGAGGCAAGGAAGCCTCTACCGCACCCGACGACCGTCCTCGTGGATCGCGACGGCCGGGAGGTCTGGCGATTCACCGAGAGGGACTACAAGCGGCGGCCGACCGACGACGAGATCCGTACGGCCGTGGGCCGGCTTCGATCCGGGAAGTAG
- a CDS encoding redoxin domain-containing protein, producing MRFTLTATLVAVTALAALPSAAANVPGAPPPFALPDVDGKTVTLESFRGASPVLLVFYRGYW from the coding sequence ATGCGGTTCACCCTCACCGCCACACTCGTCGCCGTCACGGCCCTCGCCGCACTCCCTTCGGCAGCGGCGAATGTTCCCGGGGCTCCTCCGCCCTTTGCCCTCCCGGACGTCGACGGGAAGACCGTGACGCTGGAAAGCTTCAGGGGCGCGTCCCCGGTCCTCCTGGTCTTCTACCGGGGCTACTGGTGA